One window of the Spirochaetota bacterium genome contains the following:
- the gcvH gene encoding glycine cleavage system protein GcvH, whose amino-acid sequence MDITVLEGYFYTKEHEWVRIEGNRAKIGISDYAQQKLGDITFIDPPQAGKKVKQFDFLTGIESVKAASDIYSPLSGTITACNEALDDAPELVNKSCYTEGWIAEIEVADPSETKNLMDAAAYKQYAAGLE is encoded by the coding sequence ATGGATATCACTGTCCTTGAGGGATACTTTTATACAAAAGAGCATGAATGGGTCAGGATTGAAGGGAACAGGGCGAAGATCGGCATCAGCGATTACGCCCAGCAGAAGCTGGGTGACATCACTTTCATCGATCCTCCCCAGGCCGGAAAGAAGGTCAAGCAGTTCGATTTCCTCACCGGCATCGAATCGGTTAAGGCCGCCAGCGACATCTACTCCCCCCTTTCGGGGACGATAACGGCTTGCAACGAGGCCCTGGACGACGCGCCGGAGCTGGTGAACAAATCATGCTACACCGAGGGATGGATCGCGGAGATCGAGGTTGCCGATCCGTCGGAAACGAAGAACCTCATGGACGCGGCGGCCTATAAACAATACGCGGCCGGACTGGAATAG